GCCATGTCGTTTATGTTGATGGTCGAGACATCTCGCAATGAGCATTCAACAAGCCCAACCTTCGCCGGTAATTAAGATAGACCACCTAAGCCATCGCTATGGCAAAAAGGCTATCTATAAAGATCTCAATCTCATCATCGAAAAAGGGAAGATCTTCGGCTTGCTTGGTAAAAATGGGGTTGGAAAATCCACACTCATCAACTTATTGATGGGCTATTTAAAACCTGAGCAAGGGCAATGCCTCGTCTTTGGCGAACACGCGAATCATCTCTCTCCTGCCACACGCGCCAGAATCGCACTGCTTTACGAAGGCTTCATTAACTATGACACCTTGACCATCCGTCAAGCCGAACAGTTTTATGCCGCGTTTTACCCCAAGTGGCAACCGCAGCATTTTGATCACTTAATGACGTTGATGGATGTCGATTTCAATCAGCCTCTATCTTCCCTTTCCTTCGGACAAAAGTCGCAAGTGATTCTTGGCCTGTTAATAGCACAAAACGCGGATTTGCTCATTCTTGATGACTATTCAATGGGGCTAGATGCAGGATATCGCCGACTGTTTGTCGACTACCTCAGTGACTATTTACACGGCACAGATAAAACCGTGTTAATCACCACCCATGTGATGAGTGACTTAGAGCATCTCATTGATGAAATTGCCATTGTCGACCGTTCCACTCAGGTGTATCAAAGTAGTATGAAAGCATTCAACCACGCCTTTCAATGCTTTTCGTCTCCGGATGCCATATCCCTAAAAAGTAGTCCAAAGATTCATCGCATTGAGAAGTATCGTCAAAAACACAAAATCTACGCTTTTCACGACCAACAAACGTTAGAAACTGAACTCGGTATTCCATTAACCCCAGAGCCGATGACGTTCGAAGACCGCTTCCTTGGTTTCGTAGGGAAATACTGATGCAACTTTCGCCGATCTATCACAAAGAGTGGTTAAAACTACGCGGGTTCACTCTCGTCTTATGCCTATTAAATGGGTCAGCTTGCCTCTACTTCGTTTTTGACCTCGCCAATCAGTTTGCTAACATCGAGCCTGATGCCATGATGTGGTATCGCTTCGTTCACCTGCAAGAAAAACCCTATCAATGGCTTGTTTATGGCTTCGCATTCAATGGGTTAACCATCGCGCTTTGCCAATTTCTGCCAGAAGTGTTACGTCGCACCGTCCGCATTCTCACCCATTTGCCTATTCCTATGCGACAAATGATTCGCCAACATATCCTAGCTGGCGGCACCTTGGTGGTGCTGCTCAACAGCCTATTGATTGCGACGGTTGGTCTCACCTTTCGTCACTACTACCCTCCCAATATCCTCAATGCTGCACTACTCGATCTTTTACTGGCACAGTTACCCGCTCTTGTACTGTATGTGGGACTGAGCGCTACATTGATTGAAAATGACCGCAAGATACAAGCATGTAAGTTCGCCTTAACGCTACTGGGCTTCTTTGCGCTCTCTCACATGGATGCCTCCTTTCAAGCGCCAGTAGGTATAGCAACAATCATCTGGCTATTCATGCCACTTATTGATAGCTTCTTAAGCGTTAAAACGAGACGCTTAGAGAGCAAAGCCTACCGTTGGACCGTATTACCTGTGGGTGTCGGATTGTTATTTGTTGTCGGCCTCGCGCTAGAGCATCGTTTCCACACAGGACATGAAGATTTCTACCTGTTCTACTCTGATGTGCGGGGTGAGTTTGTTTATCAGAAAAATGGTCATGGTCATCATTTCGAGTATGGCACGCAATCCAACTCGCTGACAAAAGCCCAGTTCGAACAATCGCTTCCCTTTGTGTTTTGGAAGAACTTAGACATTCAAGGCAAATTGCCCATCACCATCAATGGCCACTCCTTTGATAAACGGACCATTCGCGCATCGAGAATGAGCTTACAATACACGCCAGAAAGGCTTACGCCACCTCGTGTCTCTCTCTACCCCTTTTTCAATCCGCTGAGCCACAAAGGAAGCATCCCTTTTCCTTCGGAAGCATTCGTTGTGCATCAAGATAAGTTC
This DNA window, taken from Thaumasiovibrio subtropicus, encodes the following:
- a CDS encoding ATP-binding cassette domain-containing protein, giving the protein MSIQQAQPSPVIKIDHLSHRYGKKAIYKDLNLIIEKGKIFGLLGKNGVGKSTLINLLMGYLKPEQGQCLVFGEHANHLSPATRARIALLYEGFINYDTLTIRQAEQFYAAFYPKWQPQHFDHLMTLMDVDFNQPLSSLSFGQKSQVILGLLIAQNADLLILDDYSMGLDAGYRRLFVDYLSDYLHGTDKTVLITTHVMSDLEHLIDEIAIVDRSTQVYQSSMKAFNHAFQCFSSPDAISLKSSPKIHRIEKYRQKHKIYAFHDQQTLETELGIPLTPEPMTFEDRFLGFVGKY
- a CDS encoding DUF4857 domain-containing protein, whose protein sequence is MQLSPIYHKEWLKLRGFTLVLCLLNGSACLYFVFDLANQFANIEPDAMMWYRFVHLQEKPYQWLVYGFAFNGLTIALCQFLPEVLRRTVRILTHLPIPMRQMIRQHILAGGTLVVLLNSLLIATVGLTFRHYYPPNILNAALLDLLLAQLPALVLYVGLSATLIENDRKIQACKFALTLLGFFALSHMDASFQAPVGIATIIWLFMPLIDSFLSVKTRRLESKAYRWTVLPVGVGLLFVVGLALEHRFHTGHEDFYLFYSDVRGEFVYQKNGHGHHFEYGTQSNSLTKAQFEQSLPFVFWKNLDIQGKLPITINGHSFDKRTIRASRMSLQYTPERLTPPRVSLYPFFNPLSHKGSIPFPSEAFVVHQDKFLIYESESRQKDTELGDRLNQLANEQNMAFPIANVWGKTTNMKPFDWGYFVQDNEGKLFNLGRTDNQVYLTSIDLPNTLGEIAFIHVAENRQKAFYGYAINQDSDVFLIRYPDYHFIPLSLEGFDHRSMSFQLLADPLNYIVRFNDGKRYSAIRFNKQYQKLDRIDMITDG